CGGCGGTCAGCACCTCGTCCAGCGCCATGTGCAGCGCGGGGGGCTGCGGGCCGACGTGGACGAGCTCCCAGTCGTAGTCCCGCCAGTCGGTGGCCTGCGCGAGCGCCCGGCGGACCGCGATGCCCACGGCCTCGGAGGAGAAGCCGAACATCACGGTGTCCTCGGGGAGCGCCGCGTCGATCCGCGCCGCGAGCTGCGGGGCGGGGGTGTCGGCGGGGGCGCCCTCCAGGGCGCGGTCGATGTCGAGGATCGCCTCGTCGGGCTCCAGGAAGAAGTCCCCGGCCACGCGCACGCCGCGCAGCACGTCCCCCTGCGGGGAGGGCTCGACCTCCAGGTCCACGACGACGAGCTTGCCGCCCGGCACCTTGTATTCACCGTGCACGGCGCATCCTCCACTTTGTCTCTTCGGCCGGCTCGGACGGCCGGTAGCACCGTCCACCGTAACGCCGCCACCGGCTCGATCGGCCCGGGGCGGCCTACAGCTCAGGGGACAGCCCGGACCGCTTGGCCATGGCCATCAGCTCGGGCCTGCTGCGCTGATGCATGATGACAAGCACACGCAGGACCTCGCGGCTCATGGGATGTATAGCCGCCATTTGTGGAGCGATGCGGAACGTGGACCTCAGAGCGTCCTCAGCGCCTTCGAGGTCACCCAATGTCAGGCGGGCTCGTGCGGTGTCAATACACAGGCGCCCCAGCCGGGAAGCGCGCAACCCCTTGGGAGGCGTCTTGATGAGAGGCTGGGCCATCGTGGATGCTTCGCCAGGATTTCCGAGTTCGATGTTGGCGCCCACTTCATAGAGCGCCAGATTGCCAGGGCCGAATGTGAGGTTGTGGGCAATGACGTCGCCCTGGCCGCTCGGGAGGCGCTTGGACAACTCCCGGGCTCGAAGCGTGTGAGCCTTGGCGGTGTCCTTGTCCCTGGCTCGGGAGGCCAGGACGATCCCGCGGAGGTGTAGCGACCCGAGAGTCAGGACGGAATCGGGCCCGTCCGGACGCGGGCCCTGTTCGTATTTGACGATGGCCCGATCCACGATCGCCAGGCCGTCGGCGTACTCGCCAGCGCTCTGGTAGGTGCCGGCCTCAGTCCACGCGGCGATGGCCTCGGCTTCGGGGTTCCAGGTCTGCTGCGCTGCCCATGTCTGCCGCGAGACGATCATGTCTGCGAGATCAGGTTGCATCAGCCGGTGCGCGATGGTGTAGGCGCAGCCGTAGGCGTCGGCTGTACGCGACCATGCGCCAGCTTCTCCAGGGTTGGAGAGGGCGGTCGCGGTGACCTGTCCAAGGAGCGTGGGGAGCATGCGCAACAGTTCGAGGTACTGGCTCCCTGCCCGGAGAGCTGTGACCTTCCGCATGTCCTCTTCAAGCTGGGCAGGGTCAGGAACGTTTTCCTTCGGCAACGTGTAGCGGCGCAGCGCGCCACGGAGATCGTCGAGGAGATCGCTTTGCTCCGACGGCCCCAGGAAGGGCTGACCGTTAATCCGAGCGGTGGTCACATGAAGGGCCTTCGCGATCGCGGCCACCGTTGGGGGTGTCGCGGCGCGGGATCCCTGTTCGATCTTCCGAAGGAGCGAGATCGAGATGTTGGCGTCCCGAGCAAGCTTCGTCTGGCTGATCCCCCTGGCCTTGCGTAGCACCTGGATGTTCTCGCCAGCGGCCGGGGTGCGTTCCACTTGTGCGCTGTCCATACCATCACTCTCCCACTCCGGTTCGCCTGCCCCTTGGCTGATGCCCGCTCAACCTGTCGCTGTGTCACTTATGTGTCAACTGATCTTGAATCTAAGGAGTTTCCTTCATGTAGGCATCCAGCGTCGGAACGGTTGAGGAAGGACGGCCATGACGTACCGCACCGGGGTGTTGGTGGTGGACACCACTCGTGAGGACAAGGTCGGTGAGGTTATGGAGGAACGAGGTTCGCTGGTGTGGCTTCGCCCGCCCGGCGGAGGACGTGAGTGGTACTGCTCACCTGGTGCTTTGAGACTGGCGACTCCTAACGAGCGGAACGCTTCGGGGGGCGAGTGCTGATGTTGTGCTGTCCAGAGGGTGCCCAGCCAGAGAGGGCGAAGGTGGAAGCGCGCCACCAAGGCAACATGTCCAAGGTCACCGCCTTGTTGTACTGATCACCTGTCGTGCAAGGAAGCGTTGATGCGACGGCTCTACCGACACGCGGACTGGACCATCATCCAGGACCCGAACATCTGTGCCGAATACTCCGCCGAGTGCAGCGAAAAGGGCTGCGAAGCGGAGTTCAGCATCACGGACGACCAGCAGGCGGCCGACTCGTGGATGTACGACCACACGGCCAGAACAGGTCACCGAAGGTTTTGGCAGACATTCGGGAACGCCGTGGTTGTCGGCCCCCCTCCTGGGTCGATCGTCGCCGCATTGGCCGCCGACCGTGCGAGCGCTGTCGAGCATCAGTGCAAACCCTCCCAGCCCTCGCGCGAACCGGCGCGTACCACCGCCTAGAGCCTGCAGCCTCTTCCCCCGTGTGAAGAGGCTGGGTCCAGCCCCGTCCTGGTCGGCACCCCGAGGCCCAGGGTGGGGCGCTTTGTGGCACGCCGCACCTCCACCCAAGCCTGTCTGGAGGACCACTGTGCACATCACACCTCTGAGTCCGTTCCCAGGCCCTGCCGTTGATTGGACGGCGTGGCGCAATTACATCGCGCTTCGGGGCCAGTTGAGGGTTTCGCTCACGCCTTACTGCCCGATCGGTTGCTGGTTCTGCCACAACGAGGGCGACGTCCCCCCACCCGTCCTGCACGTGGATCGCTCACAGCGGCCGAGGAATCGGGAGCTCCGCGCCGAGCACTACGTCAGCGTCCTCTCCCAGCTGATGAACGCTGGCCTCAAGCGTGTCTATTTCACCGGGGGCGAGCCTCTGACTTCGCCTTTGGCCCGGCCGGTGCTGGAGCGGCTGCCTGACCCCGGGCCTGACGGCGCCTACACGCTGATCACTAATGGGCTCCGTGTCCGCCGTCACCAGTCGTGGCTGTCGAAGACCCGTCTGGACAAGGTGAAGGTGTCCCTGCACTACTTCTCGGACAAGTCGTTCCGCGCCATCGCGCAGACGTCCTTCAGTATTCAGGAGGTGTTCGACGGCATCGCAGCCGCTCGCGAGTCCTTCGAGCGCGTCGAGCTGAACACGCTGCTCCAGCGGGAGAACGAACACGAGATCACGGACATCCTCCACTTCGCCCTGGAACGTCGTATGCCCGTGCAGTTCATCGAACTGGTGGGTACCCACTTCAACGAGGACCGGGCATCGTCCGCAGTGTCCGCCGAAGGCGTCATCTCCTACCTGAGGTCCCTCACCAGTGACGAACACGTCGAAGTCGCAGGCGTCGGGCAGGGGCGACGCGTCTTCCGTGTCGACGGCATCGAAGTCGACGTGATCCACCGCAACCTTGGCCGGCACCATGTCGGTCAGTGTGGAAACTGCCCTGTTAGGGATAAGTGCGTCGAAGGGTTCTGGGCTCTGCGTATCGATCACGCGGGCGGGTTCCAGCCGTGCCTCCTCCGGGATGATCTCCGCCTCGATCTCCGGCCGATGCTGTCCAACCCGGAGGGCATCCCTAAGGCCGTGGCCCGGCATGTTGCCGCCTTCACGGAGGGGACGCTGTGAATCCGCTGTATGGCCCGTACGCACCGAGCAGCGCCGACCGCAGTGGGAATCCGTTCGTGGTCTGCGAGGGCGTGTCCGGCGTAGGCAAGACCACTCTCGTCGCCGCAGTGGCCAAGCGTCTCAAGGCTGCAACCCTTCACACATTGCCTGAGCCACTGAACCCGGTCTCCGGCACGGTCAACGCGAATCTCCGGCCCCTGCCTCAGTTCGCGTTCTACCTGGCGGGGGCTCTGCACGCCTCGGACATTGCCCGCGAGGCGTCGAGGCGCGGCCCAGTGATCGCCGACCGCTATGTGTCCTCGGTCGTCGCCTGCCACGCAGCGGTGCACGGCCTCACTGTGGACCAAGTGACGGCGCTGCTGGAGCCGTTCCGCCCCTACCTCGCCGTCCCCGACATCACGTTCTACCTGCGCAGCTCCGAAGGCTCACTCCGGGAGCGCATGCGGCACAAGGCGGATGTGAAGCAGGACGACACCGACCTCCTCGCCGTATCTGGTCGGCTGACTTCGCTGCTGGCCACCTTCGCCACGGTGGCGGAGTCCGACCCGAGTGCGGTCGTGCTCGACACGGACGGACGCACCCCGGACGACTTGGCCTCGATCGTAATTGATCACCTGGAGAGGCGCCGTGCTTAACCCGATCAACGCCGAGGCCGTCATCCGTGACGGTCAGGTGTCGGGGGTGTTCCCCGACGAAATCCACGAGGGCGTGGCCTGGTGGGTGGCCTCATGCTTCGTCGTGGTCAGCCAGACACACAGTCTGGCAGTCGCCCGCGACGACCACCCGATCACGGCTGAATTCTTCCGACGCTTCTGCTGGGGAGCAGCGAACGCTCAGCACTGGGCCTGCGCAGTTCACGATCTGGGCCTTGCCGAGGAACGGCAGCTCCTTCGGGCAATGCAGGAGCTCGGTGCAGTCCCGGGAGCCCTGTTGACCACAGCGGAGCACGAAGAGCAGCGATCGGTCACTATCCGCCTCTATGGCTCGGACGGCCGACGTTCTAACGACTCGACAGGGCTCGGCGTCATTCGGGAAATGATCGCCAACGACCATGTGCCTATCCCCGTGAACAATGGCGCCAAGGGGCACGTGGAGGAGCGCCACTACGTCATCGCGCGGATGGAGGCTACCAAGTGATCAACACGAGGCAGGTCATCGAATCCGGGACAAGGATCCTCTTCGTGACGCTCGATTCACTGCGTTACGACGTCGCTCGTGCCGCCATGCACAGCGGCGCCACGCCGAGCCTCGCCCGCCTGCTTCCCGGCGGCCAGTGGGAAGAGCGCCGCACGCCGGGCACCTTCACCCTGCCCGCTCACATCGCTTTCTTCTCCGGCTTCCTGCCGAAGCTTCCCCTCCCGAAGCAGCCCCCGCGGCTATGGGAGTGTCGGCCACCAGCCTTCAAGGAAGTCGGCCCCTTGACGTTCGTCTTCGACGCACCGAACCTGCTGGTCGGCCTGGCAGAGCACGGCTACCGCACAGCGTGTGTGGGAGGGGTGACCTACTTCTCCCGCGAGACACCTCTCGGATCGGTCCTCCCTGACATGTTCGACGAGGACCATTGGCGCCCGGAGTTCTGCTCACCCCATCCTGACTCCACGCGTCACCAGGTGAACAAGGCCCTGGAGATCGCCGACGAGCACCACGGCCCGCTGTTCCTGTTCGTCAACGTCTCCGCCACACACGTGCCCCACGGGCACTACCTCGGCGAGAGGGCGGACACGTGGCAGTCCCAGTACGCGGCGCTCGCATACGCCGACCAGCACTTGGGCCACCTCATCAGAGCTCTGAGCAAAGAGAAGAGCTGGCTGGTCATCATGTGCGCGGACCACGGGGACGCTTTCGGCGAGGATGGGTATTTCGGAAGGGGGATCGCACACCCGACGGTGATGAATGTGCCATTCGCCGCCATGCTCCTCAGTCACTGACTACGCTCACGCCCCATGACCGACGAACGAAGCAGCGAGCCAATGCGTGACGCCTCCGTGGTCGTCGCAAGGGATGCGAACGGACTCGTCGCACTCCTCACTGCGGATTTCCCC
The window above is part of the Streptomyces syringium genome. Proteins encoded here:
- a CDS encoding DUF7848 domain-containing protein is translated as MRRLYRHADWTIIQDPNICAEYSAECSEKGCEAEFSITDDQQAADSWMYDHTARTGHRRFWQTFGNAVVVGPPPGSIVAALAADRASAVEHQCKPSQPSREPARTTA
- a CDS encoding dTMP kinase, producing the protein MNPLYGPYAPSSADRSGNPFVVCEGVSGVGKTTLVAAVAKRLKAATLHTLPEPLNPVSGTVNANLRPLPQFAFYLAGALHASDIAREASRRGPVIADRYVSSVVACHAAVHGLTVDQVTALLEPFRPYLAVPDITFYLRSSEGSLRERMRHKADVKQDDTDLLAVSGRLTSLLATFATVAESDPSAVVLDTDGRTPDDLASIVIDHLERRRA
- a CDS encoding helix-turn-helix domain-containing protein; protein product: MDSAQVERTPAAGENIQVLRKARGISQTKLARDANISISLLRKIEQGSRAATPPTVAAIAKALHVTTARINGQPFLGPSEQSDLLDDLRGALRRYTLPKENVPDPAQLEEDMRKVTALRAGSQYLELLRMLPTLLGQVTATALSNPGEAGAWSRTADAYGCAYTIAHRLMQPDLADMIVSRQTWAAQQTWNPEAEAIAAWTEAGTYQSAGEYADGLAIVDRAIVKYEQGPRPDGPDSVLTLGSLHLRGIVLASRARDKDTAKAHTLRARELSKRLPSGQGDVIAHNLTFGPGNLALYEVGANIELGNPGEASTMAQPLIKTPPKGLRASRLGRLCIDTARARLTLGDLEGAEDALRSTFRIAPQMAAIHPMSREVLRVLVIMHQRSRPELMAMAKRSGLSPEL
- a CDS encoding radical SAM protein; this encodes MHITPLSPFPGPAVDWTAWRNYIALRGQLRVSLTPYCPIGCWFCHNEGDVPPPVLHVDRSQRPRNRELRAEHYVSVLSQLMNAGLKRVYFTGGEPLTSPLARPVLERLPDPGPDGAYTLITNGLRVRRHQSWLSKTRLDKVKVSLHYFSDKSFRAIAQTSFSIQEVFDGIAAARESFERVELNTLLQRENEHEITDILHFALERRMPVQFIELVGTHFNEDRASSAVSAEGVISYLRSLTSDEHVEVAGVGQGRRVFRVDGIEVDVIHRNLGRHHVGQCGNCPVRDKCVEGFWALRIDHAGGFQPCLLRDDLRLDLRPMLSNPEGIPKAVARHVAAFTEGTL
- a CDS encoding STM4013/SEN3800 family hydrolase, coding for MINTRQVIESGTRILFVTLDSLRYDVARAAMHSGATPSLARLLPGGQWEERRTPGTFTLPAHIAFFSGFLPKLPLPKQPPRLWECRPPAFKEVGPLTFVFDAPNLLVGLAEHGYRTACVGGVTYFSRETPLGSVLPDMFDEDHWRPEFCSPHPDSTRHQVNKALEIADEHHGPLFLFVNVSATHVPHGHYLGERADTWQSQYAALAYADQHLGHLIRALSKEKSWLVIMCADHGDAFGEDGYFGRGIAHPTVMNVPFAAMLLSH